The segment GCACCTTGGGCAAGCCGTCCTGGCGGAACTCGCAGTACGGGCGCAGGGCCACGACGTCGTCGCCATCAGCCGTACCCCGGAGAAGGTGACCGGAGAATGGGAGAAGCGGGTCGGCGACTATGATCGCCCAGAAACACTGGCCGATGCGTATGCCGGTCTCGACCGGCTCTTACTGAGGCGCGCGGTCGCGGCAGAACGCAGCCGCGATCGAGGCGGCTGTCGCGGCCGGTGTGGGTCACATTGTGTTCCTCTCAGCCGCCGGCACTATGAGGGCCGAAGACACCTCCATGCACGGCTCATACTGGCGGGGCGAACAGGCCCTGATCCAGCAGGCCAAGGCATGGACCGTCCTCCGCATGAACTACTACGCGGAGAGCTTCGCCATGGAGGTGGCGGCACCGCAGACCAATCAGATTTTTGGCTTGGCCGAAAACAAAGTCGCCTTCATTTCGCGCAACGACATTGCCGCTGCCGCGGCGGGCATGCTCGCCAGCGACGGCGTAAGCGGTCAGCCGATAACGTCAGGCCTAAAGTTCCAAGGCATGAGCATTTCGATTTCGGATGCCGGCCAGCCTTGAGCGATGCGGGTCAAGGTCTGCGAGAGCCAGTCGAGCGGATCGACGCTGTTCATTTTGCAGGTTTGCAGCAAGGTGGCTACCGTCGCCCAGGTTCGTCCACCGCCGTGGCTGCCGGCGAATAGACTATTCTTTCGCGTGATCGTCTGGGGCCTGATTGCACGCTCGACGATATTGGAGTCGATTTCGATGCGACCGTCCATCAGAAAGCGTTCCAGCGCCTCCCGCCGGGTGAGCGCGTAGCGGATCGCCTCGGCGGTCTTGGATTTTCCGGAGACCTTGCCCAGTTCCGCTTCCCATAGATCGAAGAGGCTCGCGACAATGGCCACGGACTTTTCCTGACGTAGCGCGGCGCGGCTTCCGGCATCCTTGCCGCGGACCTCGTCCTCGACCTTCCACAATTCGGTCATGGCGATGATCGAATCCGTCGCGGCCTGCGAGACCCCGCTGATGTGCAGGTCGTAGAATTTGCGCCGCAGGTGAGCCCAGCACCCGGCGAGCCGGATTGTTTCATTGCTGCCGGCTTTGGCCCGTGCCTTGACCAGGTTGGTATAGGCCGAGTAGCCATCCACTTGCAGGATACCGCTGAATCCGGCGAGGTGGCGCGCCACGCAATCCGCACCTCTGCTGTCTTCAAAACGATAGGCAACCATTGGCGGACTGGTTCCGCCATAGGGTCGGTCATCCCGTGCGTAGGCCCACAACCAGGCTTTCGTGGTTTTCCCGGAACCAGGGGCAAGGGTGGGCAAGGTCGTCTCGTCGGCGAAGACCCTTTCGCCCTCCTTGATGCGCTCCAGTATGTAATCAGCAAGCATCTGCAGCTCGAAGCCCAGATGCCCCATCCACTGCGCCATCAACGACCGGCTGATCTCGACGCCGTCGCGCAGATAGATCGCCTCCTGCCGATAAAGCGGGAGGCCGTCGGCGTATTTGGAGACGGCGATATAGGCGAGCAGCCGCTCCGTCGGCAGCCCGCTTTCGATGATGTGCGCCGGCGCCAGAGCCTGGACCACGCCGTCACGGCCCCGGAAGGCGTATTTGGGACGGCGCGTGACGATGACCTGGAACTTCGGCGGCACGACGTCCAGCCGCTCGGATCGATCCTCGCCGATCAGAACCTTTTCAAGCCCCTCGCAGTCGGCCGGGATTTCCGGCTCGACGACCTCCTCGATGCGTTCGAGGTGGGCAGCAAAGCCCTTGCGCGGACGCGGGGCGCGCTTCGGCTTGTTCCCGACCGCGCGGTCGAGTTCGCTCCGGATTTCCGAAAGGCCGGTCTCGACCTCTTCGAAGGCAAAGGAGGCCTGCTCGTCGTCGATGGCCAGGCGTAGCCGCTCGGAACGCGTGCCATGTTGCGTGCGCTGTAAAACTTTCAGGATTGACGTGAGATTGGCGATCCGCTCGCTGGCGCTTTTCTCGACAGCTTTCAGCCGGGCGACCTCCGCCTCAGATGCTGCGATCCGAGCGTCGGCGACTGCGATCCGGGCCTCGCTTGCAGCCTGCTCGCGAGCCATGGAAAGGATCATCGCCTTCAGCGCATCAACGTCGTCGGGAAGGGCAAGACCCGGTAGAACCATGGCAAGCAACAGAGCACAAAAACAGCCGCTTTCCCAACCGTTCCAGCCGCATGATTCATCTTGCCGCAGGCCGGTTTCAGCCCGTCGATAACGGCCGCCTGACCCTGGCCGGACGAATCTTTTTCCAGTCCAGTCCGGCCAGAAGCGCCATCAACTGGGCGTGGTCGAGACGCATGCGCGCGGCCGATATCCCCGGCCAGCAGAAGCTGTGATCTTCCAGAGTCTTCGAATAAAGACAAACCCCGCTGCCGTCCCACCACACGATGCGAACCCGGTCCGCACGCTTCGAACGGAATACGTGAAGTGCCCCCGAGAATGGGTCCAGGCCGCCATCCCTGACCAGCGCCATCAAAGATGCCGCGCCCTTGCGGAAGTCGACCGGCTGGCACGACACGTAAACCACCACACCGGAAGCGATCATGCCTTACGAACCGCGCGGATGATCCTCGCCAGGCGATCGGGATCGACATCGCCGCCGGCGCGCACCACTGCGTCGCCAATGACGATTTCCACCGTGTCGCTGCCCACCGCTTCAAAGCGCGTGAACTTCGCCGGCTTGCTCGCTCCCTCCGTCAGTGGCGCAACCATGCCCGACGAAAGCGCCTTGCGGCGCCACGCATAGAGCTGCGAGGGGTCCAGCCCCTCGGAACGCGCAACCGCCGAGACATTGCCCCCTGGCGAGAACGCTTCGGCGACAAGCCGTGCCTTCTCTTCGTCCGACCGATGGCGCGGCTTGCGTCGGGACGGCACAGGCTCCGCCGTCAAAATCTCGAATGTTCGATGATGGCTCATACTGTCGCTCATAGGATTCTCCGCATGATTCATGCTGAAAATGAGCGATCAACCGCCTGCACGCTACGTGGGGACGCCTACGCGCTTACGCGACGGCCATGACGGGGCGATCTACAACCTCACTGGCCCGCAGAGCTTGACCGGCGCCGAGCGCGCCGCCATTGCGTCGCAATTCCTCGGCCGCGAGATCGGCTTCCAGATCGCTCCGGAAGCGGCCCTGCGGGAGGGCTTCGCCCAGTTCGGCTACCCCGAAGTCGTAATCGATGCGCTGATCAGCATTCAGAAAAAATTCGCCGCAGGCGGCAACGACATTGTGACCGGCGATGTCGAAAAGCTTTCCGGCAGGCTCGCAAGGCCCTTTGTCGAGACGCTTGGCGAAGCATTGCGGGCGCTATCATGAGCTTCAGCGTCATTGTCGGGGCGAGCAGCGTCGGAACTGCTACGGCGAACCTGCTTGCGAGCACCGGCGAGCAGGTCAAGCTCGTGACGCGCCGTGGCACCGGTCCGGTGCACCCTTTGATAGAACGCGTCGCGGCGGACGCGACCGACGCCGAGCAGTTGGCCGCGATCAGCCAGGGCGCGTCCGCGATCTATTGCTGCGCCAGCCCGGCATACGACCGGTGGCCGACCGACTGGCCGCCGCTGTTCGAGGCCATGCTGACCGCCGCGGAGAGGACGGGCGCGGTGCTGGCGAGTTACAGCAATCTCTACGGCTATGGACAGGTGAACGGCGCGATGAGCGAGGACACCCCGCTTGTCGCGACGCACCCCAAACTCAGGGTCCGTGCCGATCTCTGGCGCGAGGCGCTACGGCGCCATCAGGCAGAACGGCTGAAGCTGACCGAAATTCGCGCCAGCGATCATGTTCCGCCCAACAGCTTGTTTGCCTTGGCTCTTGCCAAGCCCTTGCTCGAGGGTAAGCGGGTCATCTCTCCGGTCCCGATCGACGTTCCGCGTAGCTGGACCTCCATGAACGACTCGGCAAAGTTGCTGGTGAGAGTGGCACAAGATCCCGAAGCTTGGGGAAAAGCCTGGCACGTGCCGACCAACCCGCCGATGACGGCCCGGCAACTTCTCGATCGCTTTGCTCAATTGATTGGATTGCCATCTCCTGGGGTGACCGTCCTTCCCTATGCCGCCCTGGTGGCCGCCGGCCTTTTCGTGCCGATGCTCAGGGAAATGCGCATCACCTACTACCAGTTCGAGCGCCCATTCATCATCGACGCCCGGCGGGCGGTGAACGCATTTGGATTCACGCCCGAGCCGCTCGACGTCGGCCTGCGCGAGACGGCGGAGATGCTCCGCAAAACGAGCCAGCTCGCCAAAACATCAAACCTGGCCACCCGGCAGACGAAGATGCACTCGTGAACGCCGTTCCCGAGGCAGAGACACAGGAGAAAACAATGTCCGAACATACGATGGCCACCAAGGCCGCACCCGCTCCAAACCGCGCTCTCGCAATCGGCCTATGGTCGGCGCAAGTCACACTTGCCGGCATCTTCGGCATGGCCGGCGTCAGCAAGAGCTTCCTGTCGCCCGCCGACCTGGTTGCCATGGGGGTCAACTACGCGACCGAGCTCCCCGAGTGGCTGCTGCGCTTCATCGGCGCGTCAGAACTGCTTGGCGCCATCGGCATCATCCTGCCGGCCCTGACCCGCATCCTGCCACGCCTCACGCCGCTGGCCGCGCTCGGCTTCGTCACGATCCAGGTGCTGGCCATCGGTTTTCATGCGGCGCGGGGCGATCTCGCAACGGCTCTCCCGTTCAACCTTGCTCTGCTTGGCTTGTCGCTGTTTGTCGTGTGGGGTCGCTGGTTCAAGGCGCCAATTGCGCCTCGCAGTTAGGTGCATTCCTGTCCGCCATCGCTGAAGGGAGACGATTGCCAAGAGCTGCAGTTACCTGGTGAGGTCTAAGACTATCTTTCCGGGAGCGTGGCCGGTGCGATTGCGCTCGATCGCGGGTGCCAGATCGTCGAAGCCGACCACTTCTGCAATCGTCGACCGCAGCGAGCCGTCAGCGATCTCTTGAGCGATTGTGGCCAGGCGCGCGGTGTCAGGTTTGACTGACAACCAGATGCCACGACGGCCTGCCGGGGCGCGCGCAACCACATCGGTTGCAGCGATGCTGGCCAGGACGCCGCCGGGCGATAGGACGGCCCAAGATTTGTCTAAGACCTGGCCCCCGACAAGATCGATGACAAGGTCAATGTTGCTCGCAAGAAGCTCGAAGTTCTGTTTCTGGTAATCGATCACTTCGTCAGCGCCCAAGGCTTGGACATGGGCCACGCTCTTGGTTGAGGCTGTAGCATAGACGGTCGCTCCAGCCGTCTTGGCGAACTGGACAGCGAAGCTGCCCACCCCACCAGCCGCGCCGTGGATCAACACCCGCCGCCCCCGAAGGTCGAAATCGGCGACCTGAAGGACTTGCCATGCCGTCATCGCCGCCACCGGTACTGCCGCAGCGTCAATGTCCGACAGGACTGCAGGCGTCTTGACGAGTTTTTCGGCATTTATCAGCAGATGGTCAGCATAAGCGCCCAGGCCACCCAGCGCGGCCATGACCCGGTCTCCGACCCTCACGCCTTCGACGTTGGAGCCGGTCCGCAGCACGACCCCCGCCATTTCGATGCCAAACGTCGCGGGCAAAGATAACTTGAACTTGTCGCGGACGTAACCTTCACGGATTTTCCAGTCGATTCCGTTTACTCCGGCAGCCTTGACCTGGACGAGCACTTGGTCGGGACCAGGCTCGCGGGCGGATACCCAATCGACTTTCAGGCTCTCTGTGCCGCCATATGCTTGAAGACGTAGGGCCCGGCCGGAGCCAAGCGGTTCAGACCGGCTGGGGACACTTTTGAAGTCATCGGGTGGGTTCATGAGATTTGTTCTTCCTGCGTGGCGATAATACCCAAAGAATAGTTTTGAAACTGAAAGTCAGACTCAGGTGATAGATGTTTATTGGACTTATGGCGCCTGGGGATTTACTTGCTTGCGCTTTACGCGCTCAACGCGGGATAGTCGGTGTAGCCTAGGCCGGTGCCGCCATAGAAGGTGGCTTGGACTGCCGCATTCAGCGCCGCATTGGTCTTCAACCGTTCCACAAAGTCCGGATTGGCCAGGACCATCTGGCCATAGGACTCCTGATCGGCCAGCCCCGAAGCCACGTCGGCGCCGATCTGGTCACGCGGACGACTTGGCCGATTAAGGATCAGCGATTGGCGCCAGAGCTCGCGAATGTCGGCCAGCAACGGCTCGTTGCCCTGATGCATGATGTGCACGTAACCGAGTCCGAGCTTGTCGAGTTGGGCGATCAGATAGCGGTAGAGGTCCGGCCCTTCGGCGCCTTCGTCGATCCCCCATATCGTCGTGCCGGGCGACAGCCGGATCGCGGTGCGGTCCGCGCCGATCTCCTCGGCGATTGCCGTGGCGACCTCGATCGCAAAGCGGGCGCGGTTCTCGATGGAGCCGCCATATTCGTCGGTGCGCGTGTTGGCACTTGGCGCGAAGAACTGTTGGACGAGGTAGGCGTTCGCGCCGTGAATCTCGACGCCGTCGGCGCCGGCTTCGATCGCTGAGCGGGCTGCATGGCGGAAATCGGCGACGGTCTGGCGCACTTCTTCGGTCGTCAGCGCGCGCGGCGTGGGAATGTCCTGCATTCCCGTCATGGTGAACATGCCCGTCCCCGGCGCGATCGCGGACGGCGCGACACCCCGGCGATGATGCGGCGTATTGTCGGGATGCGACATACGTCCGGCATGCATCAGCTGGATGAAGATGTGGCAACCTTTATCGTGCACGGCGGAGATGACCTTTCGCCAGCCGGCGACATGGGCGGGCGTGTAGATGCCCGGGGTGGTGAGATAGCCTTGGCCGTCATCCGCGGGCTGGGTGCCTTCGGTGACGATCAGGCCGATGCCGGCGCGCTGGGCATAATATTCGGCAGCCAGCTCTCCCGGCGTACCGTCGAAGGCAGCGCGGCTGCGGGTCATCGGGGCCATGACGAGGCGGTTCGGCAGGGTGTAGCGGCCGACGCGGACAGGGGTGAACAAGGGGCTCATTGGGATCTCCATTTGCTGGAGCCCTTGTTCCACTATTCCAATGTCAGGATAAATCCGGCAAAACTGAAATCAATATTCCATGTATGGAGCAATAGCGTGAGCCATTTGAACGACATGGCACTGTTTGTCGAGGTGGCCAGAGCCAGGAGCTTTCGGAAGGCGGCGGAGGCTCTCGGCATGCCAAACTCCACTCTGTCGCGGCGTATCAGCGCGCTGGAGAAGGCGATCGGCCTGAGGCTTCTGCATCGCACGACGCGCAAGATCGAGCTCACCGAGGCCGGCCAGCTTTACTATGAACGAAGCAAGCGAATCGTCGACGAGGCACGGCTCGCGCACGAGCAGCTCGGCGCGATGCTGGAGCAGCCGAGCGGGGTGCTGCGGGTTTCGCTCCCGGTCGACTTCGCCACGCTTTACCTGACGCCGATCATCGTCGGTTTTGCGCAAAGCTATCCCGGCATCACGTTCGAATTCGACCTGACGCCACGCCGCGTCGATTTGGTGGCCGAGCCGTTCGATGTAGCGATCCGCATCGGCAAACTGGAAGATTCCAGCCTTATTGCGCGCCTGATCGGGCGGCATTCGCGCCGCCTGTACGCGTCTCCTGGCTATCTCGAAGCGTCAGGCGAGCCCGCGACACCGGCGGAGCTGGCGGAGCATGATTGCATCTGCATGCCGCGGACGCCGACCTGGACCTTGCATCAGGGGACGAACAAGATCGATGTCGACGTTGGCGGCCGCTTCACGGTCAACAGCGTTGGGATGATCCGCGCCCTGGCGGTCAACCACCAGGGCATTGCCCTGCTTGCCGAGAAGATCGTCGCCGAAGATTTGGCCTCGGGCAGGCTCCGGCGTGTCCTGCCGGAATGGCAGGGATCGCCGGTCAGCATTCACGCCGTCACCGAAACTCACCTCATTCCAGCCAAGACCCAGCGGTTCATCGAATTCCTGTCCTCCAGGCTGATGGAGCCTTGAACCAGATCCTTACGCGGAGAAAAGTCGCATGGTGGCGCGCTTGCATCGCGCCTTAGCGTAAAAAGGCGGTGGCTCCTCGGAGTCGATGAAGCTGAGAAATACGAATTTTCCATAGCCCTACGCCAGGATGCACCAGAGTCGCCAAAATGCGCAAACGTGACCGAGACCGCGCCGAAGCCCTACGCCTCGCTGGTGGCCCGACACCGACGCTCAGGGAGCGGGCCGTCGCTCTGGCGCGAGAGCGGGGCGAGGTGCGCACGGCTGAACTCACGGCCATCGGCATCCCCCGATGCTATCTATCCAGGATGTGCGACGAGGGACTGCTCGTGAAGGTGGGTTACGGCCGCCATCGCGCCGTCCTTCCGAAGGCCGCTTGACCCGTCGCAGCCGGAAGGGCGAGGATGGCGAGGGCCGGCAAACGGATCGTTCCCGACCCCCACCGAAATGCTCGCCATCCCGGCCCGGATCAGCCTTCGCTCGGTACCGGCGTGTTGAGAAGCTGCTGCTCCCAGAGATACGCGATGCCGCTGCCGCCGAAGTGCTGGATGAGAATCTCGGTCAGCTCCTCGACATGCTCGGTGTGCGCCCAATCGCGTTGCCATTCGCCAGCGAGCGCCATCACGGTCATCACGTTCGCGCCGGCCGCGATCATGCGCTGGATGGCAACTTCGTGAGACTCCTTCGAAATCCCGCCCGACGCGTCGGTGATCACGGTCACGTCCCAGCCTTCGCCGACGGCCTGGATCACAGGCATTGCGACGCAGACCTCGGTCCACAGGCCGGCGATGATCAGCTGCTTGCGGGCGGTCGCCTTGACGACGTTCACCACATTCTCGTCCTGCCAGGTGTTCACCCAGGTGCGATCGATGACTTCCAGGTCCGGAAATACGTCGGTGATCTGCTTAAAGAGAAGTCCACCGCGCGCCGCGATCACGCTGGTGAGAATGGTCGGAACATTGAAGGCTTTTGCTAGCTTCGCCAGAGCCGTCGAATTGTTGACCACCATGTGCGGATCGTGGCTGTTCAGGTTCGCGAGCTGGTAGGGCTGGTGGTCGATCAGAACGAGGACCGAGTCTTCAGGACGAAGAAGCGAATCAAGGCCGTTACGAGGGGTCATCAAAACTTCCTTTCTCTGCCGCTACGGACGGCAATGGGTTCATGGGAGACACATGCGCCAGCGGGCGACGTTGCCTGGACGGAATTTGCTGTTCCTTTTGGTGATGCGGTAGTGCCATAGTCAGGCAAGCTGTGTCGCGAATCGAGGAACGCCGAATTGGACATCGAAGATCTACAGACATTCGTCGCAGTGGCCGATGCAGGGGGCGTATCGGCCGCCGCGCGCCGGCTCGGCGTCTCCAAGTCAATCGTCAGTCGGCGGCTTTTCCGGATCGAAGCAGAACTCGGCGTTCAGCTTCTTGCACGAACGACCCGCGGCGCCGCGCTCACAGAAGCGGGAAACACGTTCAGAGACCATGCGGCTCGAGCCAGCGCCGAGATCGATACGGCCAGGGAAACGATGCTCCCCACCGGTGAGCTGCGCGGCCGCCTGAGAGTTGCCATGCCGCTTACGTTCGGCCCAACCCACTTCGCCCGGTGCTCGCGGAAATGGCGCGCCAGCACCCGCAGCTCCACATCCATACCTCCTACAGCGATCGCTTCGTCGATCTGATCGCCGAAGGTTTCGATTGCGCGATCCGGGTTGGTTACCTTCAGGACTCCAACCTGATCGCGAAGCGCGTCGGGCCGATCTATGGAAAGCTTGTCGCAAGCCCGGATTACATCAAAGCGCACGGTTCACCTGAGACGGTAGAGCAGCTCGTCAACCATCAGGCCCTCATGCAGGGAACAGAAGCCTGGCAGTTCATGGATGGCGACAAGATCGTCACGGTTCAGCCGCAGGGCAGGTTCAAGGCCGATAGCGCTACGGCGCTTGCCGCCGCGGCGGCGGCAAGTCTCGGCATCGCCTGGCTCGCCGATTGCATCACACACGAATATGTGGCCTCCGGCGCGCTGGTCCCGATCATGACACGCTATCCGGTACCTCCGGCCGCCGCGTATGTCGTCCGCCCGCCGGGTCAGCATCCCACCCGGAAAGTGCGGGTGCTCACCGAGATGCTGATTGAGTATTTCAAACGGAACCCGGAACTTTGGGGTCTCGACGGCTAGAACACGAACGGTGTGAAGCCTCGTCAAGGACCTGCGTTCGTCGGTGGCACTCCTTCGGCGACATGGCCTGCACGTTCCACTTGCTGCGACACAGCTTGACGTATCGCGGGGCTAGTTCAGTAGGCGGTCACGCGCCAGTTTCGACATTCCGGAAGCCCAGGAGAGGAAGGCGTGCATGAGTTGGAACCCGGCAATCGAACCCGGCTGTCCCGATGAGGTAGGCATCGACGCGCTCGAGACGCTCATCATTCCGCGATCCCGCGACCTGGGTGACTTCGAAGTCCGTCGCGCCTTGCCGGCGCCGAAGCGGCAGATGGTGGGCCCATTCATCTTCTTCGATCAAGCCGGGCCCGCCGAGTTCCTGACCGGACAGGGCGTTGATGTCCGGCCGCATCCGCATACAGGTCTGGGCACGGTCACCTACCTGTTTCGCGGTGACTTCCATCATCGGGACAGCACCGGTGCCGACCAGATCATCCGCCCGGGCGAATTGAACTGGATGGTCGCCGGGCGTGGCGTGTCCCATTCCGAGCGCACCTCCGCGACAGCCCGCAGTGGCCCGAACAGCCTGTTCGGTATCCAGACCTGGCTGGCGCTGCCCGACAGCCACGAGGACATAGCGCCCATGTTCGAGCGCCACAGCAAAGGAGCGCTGCCGATGATCGAGGATAGCGGCGTATCGGTCCGGCTTATCCTCGGCAACGCCTACGGCGAGAACGCGCCTGCGAGGATGTTCTCCGAGACCTTTTACGCCGACGTGACATTGGAAGCGCGGCGCCGACTGCCGATGCCGGACGATCACGAGGACCGGGGCATCTACATCGTCGAGGGCTCGATCTCGGTCGCCGGCCAGGAATTCGAGGCCTCCCACATGATGGTCTTCCGGCCCGGCGACAAGATCACCGTCGCCGCCGGCAGTAGAGGGGCGCGGCTGATGATCCTCGGCGGCGCGACCTTTCCGGGCCCCCGTTTTCGTCGCGTCTTCGCAGGAGCGCATCGAAGAGGCCAAAGCCGAATGGCGCGCGCAAAACTGGGGCAAGGGGCGCTTCGATCTCCCGGTGGATGACCGGGATGAGCACATTCCTCTTCCGGACTGACCGGAGCTGACAAGACTAAATGACCGACGCCCCCGTACAGAGCAGATGCTGGATGGAGAAAAAGCGAAATGAACGACAAGTGGCCCACCTTGATTACCTTAGCTGGCGTGAGACTTGTTCAGCTCTGCATCTCTACCTGCAGGTCGCCGGCGAAGCGCCAGTAACCAATGCGCGCTTCCCATTCAGATCGATCACCTTGTTGACCGCCATCAACGCCTGATGGAAGCGGGGACGCATCATCACGATCGGTTCGGACTCGGCCCTGAGACGCAGGAGTTCAACCTAACAACTCAAATCCATAAGGAACAATTCCCGTGAATGTTCGCAAGTTCACCGACGCAGCCCTGGAGCGTTCCCCCGGACAGGACGGAGATGTCTTCGTTGGCAATCTGGTCGATCAGCGCCATGCCTCTCCGATCACCATCGGCTACGGGCGTTATGGGCCGAACCAGACACTCGAGGAGACAATGGCCGTCGATGATGTCATGGTCTCCTTGAGGGGCGGCTGTCGGTGTCCGGACAGGCAGGCAGCGTCACCGCAGGGCCGGGCGAGATCGTCCATATGCCCAAAGGCCAAAAGGTCACGATCCGTTCGCACGAGCAAGGCGCGGTCACCGCCTAAATCACCTATCCCCACTGGCAGGAGGCACGGGGGTAAGTCCTTCGGGCAACGCCGCAGGCGCGACGTCCTCGCGGATCATGCTCAACTGAGTAGGCGTTGAGATCTTGGCTGGCAAATCCGGCACGAGGCCTCTCTGCTTTGTCCCAGCGACGCTTCGCGCCCAGGCTCAAAGCTGTGCAAATCCGCCGTCCACGAACACCTCGCGCCCGTCTGGAAGCTGCTGTCGTTGAGGCAGCGACGGCAGTGATAACAGGCGGCAACGTTCGGACGCCGCCACGGCAAACTGAATGGCGGACTCGGGCGCGAAGCCGCCGATCATCAGTATTTCCGCGCGGTAGCCGCCGATCCTGCGATTGCGGCCTGCGAGTAAATAGGCGTGGGCGGGCGAGGCTGCTATGCTACGCCTGATTTCATCGGTCCTCGATGCTCTAACACTCTGGAAGCAGGGCTATCTAGATCGAAGCGTAGGAGAAATTGGACGCTGGCGCGCTGCATCGCGCCTTAGCGTAAAAAAAGGCGGTGGCTCCCCGGGCCGGATTCGAACCAGCGACCAACCGGTTAACAGCCGGTTGCTCTACCACTGAGCTACCGGGGAACAGAGGCTCTCATGTGAGTGGCGCAGCCTATAGCAAACCCGTTTCGGCTTTGCAAAGAAGCATTTCGTATTTTTCGGCGCTTTTTCGCGTCGCGATTTCTGGCAATCATGTGCGCGCGTCCTCATATGAGCCGTCTGGCGGGGTGCGCGGAACCGAAAAGGCGGTTGCGGCTTTCGTCAGACTGGTGCTTTTACTTTGCCCGAACGGACCACTGACCAGACATGAGCGCAGCAAGCCATAACCATCCACCGGCACGGAAAATATCGGTCTTCGGCCGTGAGTTCACCATGCCGCGCTCGCGCGGCCTCAGGATTGCGATCGGCGTCGTGCTGATCCTCGGCGGCATTCTCGGCTTCCTGCCGATCCTGGGCTTCTGGATGGTGCCGATCGGTTTGCTGGTGCTCTCCTACGAGTTCGCCGTGGTGCGCCGTCACCGGCGCCGGCTCGTCGTGTGGTGGGAACGGCGGCGGCGGCCGAACTGATGGTTTGCACCGCAGGGGCAAGCTTCTGTGAAGGGGGGCGTCTTTCCGGCTCGACTCAACCTGGCCATTGCCCGGAACTCGTTTCCCGGCCCTCGCAGTTCTCCTTCAGATGACGGACCTCCTGCTTATCCAACGTAAAGTCCAGGGCCCGGCATCCCTTTGCCATACTGCGTGCTTACCAATCAGTTAATATTTTAATTGCAGGATGCGCATCGAGGATTCGATGCGTGGCATCATGCCGAGGGGAAACCGTCCGGAATGCACCATGGCCGCTTGACGGCATTTTCGCCGCAACCTATTGGAACCGGGTGGAACGCCGGGAGCAATGAGGCCTCGTGGCGGAGTGGTTACGCAGAGGACTGCAAATCCTTGCACCCCGGTTCGATTCCGGGCGAGGCCTCCAAATGCCCAAGCTCCCGCGCACCAGCGCCAGGGGGTCCGGTCGAGATGCGCCGCGGTCTTAGCGCGGCAAGCGGATTGATCCTGAGCGGATTGATCTTGGGCAGATTGATTTTGGGCGGATTGGTTGGAAGATGAGCGCTGATTTTGCCGAACGTCGGGTAAAAATGGTCGACGGCCAGATCCGCACCACCGACGTTACCAGCGCGCCGCTG is part of the Mesorhizobium sp. L-2-11 genome and harbors:
- a CDS encoding type IV toxin-antitoxin system AbiEi family antitoxin domain-containing protein, translating into MRKRDRDRAEALRLAGGPTPTLRERAVALARERGEVRTAELTAIGIPRCYLSRMCDEGLLVKVGYGRHRAVLPKAA
- a CDS encoding hydrolase, translating into MTPRNGLDSLLRPEDSVLVLIDHQPYQLANLNSHDPHMVVNNSTALAKLAKAFNVPTILTSVIAARGGLLFKQITDVFPDLEVIDRTWVNTWQDENVVNVVKATARKQLIIAGLWTEVCVAMPVIQAVGEGWDVTVITDASGGISKESHEVAIQRMIAAGANVMTVMALAGEWQRDWAHTEHVEELTEILIQHFGGSGIAYLWEQQLLNTPVPSEG